Proteins found in one Ischnura elegans chromosome 11, ioIscEleg1.1, whole genome shotgun sequence genomic segment:
- the LOC124167722 gene encoding uncharacterized protein LOC124167722 yields the protein MRRSKGYTADQVVCILEQLQDVPEDCSEAEDDPVVVYDGGVDAEGDSEESLTEDSSEDTGNEGEEYVPYQPPTTRTLRRGRGPQIQPPVDQVASTVPARGTGSPWNCPGPLPWCSGPSRTWGWRCCSRTC from the exons ATGCGTCGGTCAAAGGGATACACCGCAGACCAGGTCGTTTGTATTCTCGAGCAACTTCAGGATGTGCCTGAGGATTGCTCTGAGGCGGAGGATGATCCTGTTGTAGTGTATGACGGCGGCGTTGACGCTGAGGGAGACAGTGAAGAGTCCTTGACTGAAGATTCAAGCGAAGACACTG GTAATGAAGGTGAGGAGTACGTTCCCTATCAGCCGCCAACCACCCGCACACTACGACGTGGACGTGGTCCCCAAATACAGCCTCCCGTGGACCAAGTCGCGTCCACAGTTCCTGCTCGAGGGACGGGGTCGCCCTGGAACTGCCCAGGGCCTCTGCCGTGGTGCTCGGGGCCATCGAGGACGTGGGGGTGGCGATGCTGTAGTCGCACCTGCTGA